In Virgibacillus proomii, a single window of DNA contains:
- a CDS encoding deoxynucleoside kinase produces MSQIPFIAVEGPIGIGKTSLAEKLAAHFQFHLLKEIVEENPFLGKFYENIEEWSFQTEMFFLCNRYKQLEDIERDYLSKYKPVVADYHIFKNMIFAKRTLPKDKFLKYEQIFNILTKDMPTPNIIVYLHASLETILKRIELRGRKLEQNIQASYLAQLIQDYEMFMDHFEKEYPSIPVIRIDGDKVDFVYYQEHLDQIIEQISKQLPYKFQQT; encoded by the coding sequence ATGTCACAAATTCCTTTTATTGCAGTTGAAGGGCCTATCGGTATTGGTAAAACCTCCCTTGCTGAAAAATTAGCTGCACATTTTCAGTTTCATCTATTAAAGGAAATTGTAGAGGAAAATCCTTTTTTAGGAAAGTTTTATGAAAATATCGAGGAGTGGAGCTTTCAAACAGAGATGTTTTTCTTATGCAATCGCTATAAGCAGTTAGAAGACATCGAAAGAGATTATTTAAGCAAATACAAGCCAGTCGTTGCAGATTATCATATATTCAAAAATATGATTTTTGCAAAGCGGACGTTGCCTAAAGATAAATTTCTTAAATATGAACAAATATTTAATATTTTAACGAAGGACATGCCTACACCAAATATAATCGTTTATTTGCATGCGAGCCTGGAAACTATTTTAAAACGGATAGAGCTTCGCGGAAGGAAATTGGAACAAAACATTCAAGCTTCCTATTTAGCACAGCTTATACAGGACTATGAAATGTTTATGGATCATTTTGAGAAGGAATATCCTTCGATTCCAGTGATCCGAATTGATGGTGATAAGGTTGACTTTGTTTATTATCAGGAACATTTGGATCAGATCATAGAGCAAATTTCGAAACAGCTGCCTTATAAATTTCAACAAACATAA
- a CDS encoding deoxynucleoside kinase: MKAREKYNIPHDSIITIAGTVGVGKSTMTHALANALKFKTSFEKVDTNPYLEKFYADFERWSFHLQIYFLAERFKEQKKIFEYGGGFIQDRSIYEDTGIFAKMHYDNGTMSKTDYETYTNLFEAMVMTPYFPHPDLLIYLEGSFDEIIERIHKRGREMEKNTPISYWKELYNRYEEWINNFNACPILRINISDYDVINQEKSIEPILERIGHFIEQSRKWKAQERV; the protein is encoded by the coding sequence ATGAAGGCAAGAGAAAAATACAATATCCCACATGACAGCATTATTACAATTGCTGGTACCGTCGGTGTTGGTAAATCGACAATGACACATGCATTAGCAAATGCCCTTAAATTTAAAACGTCGTTCGAAAAAGTAGATACAAATCCTTATTTGGAGAAGTTTTATGCGGATTTTGAACGTTGGAGCTTTCATCTGCAAATTTATTTTTTAGCAGAACGGTTTAAAGAACAAAAGAAAATTTTTGAATACGGTGGCGGGTTTATTCAAGACCGCTCCATATACGAGGATACAGGCATTTTTGCAAAAATGCATTATGATAATGGAACGATGTCCAAAACAGATTATGAAACATATACAAACCTATTTGAAGCTATGGTTATGACGCCATATTTCCCTCATCCGGATTTACTTATATATTTAGAAGGTTCATTTGATGAGATCATTGAACGTATTCATAAACGCGGTCGTGAAATGGAGAAAAATACACCCATTTCTTATTGGAAAGAATTGTATAACCGTTATGAAGAATGGATCAATAACTTTAATGCTTGCCCCATCCTTAGAATAAATATTTCTGACTATGATGTTATAAATCAGGAAAAATCGATTGAGCCGATTCTCGAGCGAATTGGACATTTTATCGAACAGTCACGAAAATGGAAAGCGCAAGAACGGGTATAA